The Channa argus isolate prfri chromosome 14, Channa argus male v1.0, whole genome shotgun sequence genome includes a window with the following:
- the tmem275a gene encoding transmembrane protein 275: protein MVITDRNTATPVPKKEHQKKKRRVSRPHGLPSPALCCACGLCIMLAGLNITLVGAFAFSTLVPSANPPIIIGPILLLVAFSFFGACCVCSRLPPPNSSRRSKVGGRGTGLMGHGGLGGGAAFEIETSEHTLQDTTAVQLSPTSSPGSSQASSPEREVPDAVQPGPCKLFTMETNGPSCVSATAVYSASTAAGGEVRLNLPGEDVVA, encoded by the coding sequence ATGGTCatcactgacagaaacactgccaCCCCTGTACCTAAAAAGGAGcaccagaagaagaagaggagggtgTCTCGCCCTCATGGCCTGCCTTCTCCGGCGCTCTGCTGTGCCTGTGGCCTATGCATCATGCTGGCTGGACTCAACATCACTCTGGTAGGAGCGTTCGCCTTCAGCACATTGGTGCCTTCTGCCAACCCCCCCATCATCATCGGACCAATTCTACTGCTGGTGGCCTTCTCCTTTTTTGGGGCCTGTTGTGTGTGCAGCCGCCTCCCCCCTCCCAACAGCTCACGCAGATCTAAGGTGGGTGGCAGGGGCACAGGTTTAATGGGACACGGTGGGCTGGGTGGTGGGGCAGCATTTGAAATAGAGACCAGCGAGCACACACTGCAGGACACTACAGCCGTGCAGCTCAGCCCCACATCCTCCCCTGGATCATCCCAGGCGTCTAGCCCAGAAAGGGAGGTCCCTGATGCCGTCCAACCAGGACCCTGCAAGCTCTTCACCATGGAGACCAATGGGCCTTCTTGTGTTTCCGCCACCGCAGTCTACTCAGCCTCCAC